The DNA region ACATATCAACCTCGATTGCACCTCTGTCACATTTATCTCGATTAACCTAACTGTTCTGAGACCgacgtgcttttattttgaagtcgcAACCATCTGACTTCCTGCCTTGCCCTGTTTCGGTCGCGCCGCcctatgttttttatttatgcgGATGTAGCCCCGCGTGCTCCGGCGACACGGGTAGGTAGTGATGAGGCCGAGCTCCGCGGCGGAGTGATTTGCGCGACGACAAAGAGATGAGATGTTGTTAGCAGCAGGGAGATCCCATTACAGAGGACGCATGTTGTAACATGGTTGAAACAAAAGCGTAAGCGGCGACATACCTACCATCCAAAACAATCGACACACGTCCTAAAGTCCACTGTGGTTAATCGCAGTAACTTTTAGTGGATTTGTAGGCTGATCGCGTGGGAAATGGAGAAGAAAAGGTGGGATTGCACTGCTCTCCCCAAGGGCTGGAAAATGGAAGAAGTGACCAGAAAGTCGGGTTTGTCCGCTGGAAAAAGCGATGTCTATTATTTTAGGTACTACACGAACGAGCGCTTGCAAAACGCATAGGTGCACAAGATACCGCGTTTGCGCACGGAACTAGAGAGaggggcggggggtggggggtgctgtTGGCGGTGTAAAGTTTGGGATGGGGACGGGGAGGGGGTCCGCAGCCGGCCCGGCTCCTCACACACTGTGGCCGGGCTTAGGCGGAGGCTAGTGGTAGCAGCTCACGCCCGGCGAGGCCTCGGATGAACCCAAAGTCAGTGTGATCTGAAGCTAATGCTCTTTATTTCCCCACTGAAGTGAACCAACAACGccagatttgttttcatttagcaGAGGAGAAGAGCAAGATGAGGAACAGAGGCaagagaggggggaggcgggtcGGTTGTATAGTTTGTGGTAGGCTGACTGTACAATCCTCCTGGTGTTCACTGTGGTGTGTGATGTAAGAAACATTTGCATGAGTTACGAGCACGTATCCACCCACAGTCGTGCCCTTTTGTTGGTCATTGCTCAAGCTGAAGATATTGTTGCTCCCACACGTGGAGCTACAATGTTTCCATTCTGAAACATTCGATCCAGTGTAACTATAGCCGTGCTTACGTTGTGCTAGAGGTACGTTCTGAGGCAGTGTGTATGATTTTGTCGGACTTGTGTTGTACATGATCACATCTGTGCCGCTTTCAGTAGATAACCGGCTTTTGAGAGCGTTTCCATCAACTGTTGCATCTGTGTCACGAGTGTCATCGCTCATTTGACTGTGCTCTGCTTCTCTTCGCTTTTGACTTGCTGCATGTTCAACTCTGTCCTGTTTGTGTCCGCGTTTGAAGCGCGACCCGTCCGTTCTGTTTCTGATCTCATCTACGTTCTTTGTGttgccttttgttgttgttgttgttgttgttgttgttgttgttgttgagacctctttgtttttattgatcgATAAGAGACGATATTCAGCGTCGTGGTTTCTCACCTCTCATCTCGCCCCTCTCCCGCCAGTCCATCTGGGAAGAAGTTTCGGAGCAAGCCTCAGCTGGCCCGTTACCTTGGTAACCAGATGGACCTCAGCTCCTTCGATTTCCGCACGGGGAAGATGCTGATGAGCAAGCTGAACAAGAACCGCCAGAGACTGCGATATGACAACAACAATCAGAACAAGGTGAGGCCAGACGCAGCTTCCTGCCAGACGCACCTGATGCTGTCTCttgcgctgcagctgtgccagATGACACCGTTTATTGTAGAATGTGTTAGTTATTTCTACGCTTTTCTGCTGCTCATGGGTctgttgattttgattttgCCGCATTGAAGCTGGCTCATTTGCGTCTAACGCTATTATAAAGTTTGCTGAGCTTATATTAAGACTGTGTAATGTTCAAGTACAGCAAGTGCTGCTAGAAAATCATGCTTGTACTTCAGTGGAAAGGATTCATGTGATTGTGTGAATGGATGAGAACAGTCATTAGAGCGTCTCtatgtttctttttaaatatgGTTTTGTTCATTGTGGTCCTTTTTTAAAGGGCAAACCTGATCTGAACACATCACTGCCGGTCAGACAGACGGCCTCCATCTTCAAACAGCCAGTTACCAAGGTTACCAACCATCCAaacaacaaagtgaagacaGATCCTCAGAAAGCCGTCGACCAGCCCAGACAGGTGACGCTCCTTTGTCAGGCCCCTAGTGTTGGTGAACCTGGTCCAACTGGAagcagcagtgttttctgaCTCCTGCTTAAAACTTCCTGCGACTCTATTGCTCTTTGTGTCATTCACAGCTGTTTTGGGAAAAGAAACTCAGTGGTCTCAATGCGTATGACATTGCAGAAGAGCTGGTGAAAACCATGGAGCTCCCCAAAGGCCTGCAAGGTAAAATACAAGTTTAACTCATTTACTGGCTTTGATTTGGGGACAGGCACAGAAATATCAAGAGGCAGGTGCAGCAGTTTAGTGAGGATCCTGAAAGCACCATGTACAATATGGATTATATGGGAACAAAGCAGTCCGATAAAATCTTGCAAGCACACACCACTCACTTctactattttttatttttgtaatagagatcataaaaaaacaaactagtAGGTTATGTATTGATGCATCTCATAGTCTCGGCCTCTTCTGTTCCCAGGTGTTGGTCCCGGCTGCACAGACAAGACTCTCCTGTCGGCTATAGCGAGCGCTCTCCACACCAGCGCGGCTCCCATTACTGGGCAGCTGTCGGCAGCTGTGGAGAAGAACCCGGGAGTGTGGCTCAACACGACGCAGCCGCTGTGCAAAGCCTTCATAGTCACGGATGAGGACATCAGGTGGGTGATCACAGAAAAGCGACCACATCTGTCGTGTTGATGAAGCATGGCTTCCACTGTATAAGCAGGAGAAAATGAACCTGAAGGGgtctctgtgtttacagtgtgactTTCCTGTGCCCGCCAGAAGCCGCATCGGTTGCAGGCAGCTGTAACTGCCAACTGtaacagcttcctgttgtgtatatgtgtaggaaacaggaggagctggtgtaCAGCGTGAGGAAAAGGCTGGAGGAGGCGCTGATGGCTGACATGTTGGCCCACGTGGAGGAGGCTGCCAACGACGGGGAGGCTCTGAAGGAAGAGGGCAACGGCAGCGAGGACATGGAGAGCGTATAGCACAGGGTCAGTAAAGTTATTTAAAGTTAAATAACTAGTATGTAAAGTTACACCGCAGTTATATATGCTGACAATATGAAGATTGATTAAATTAATGAATTATTGTCTGCTCTCGTAGGTTTTTGTGAAGCCTGGATGGGTTTgattttaacacacacacacacacacacacacacacacacacacacacacacacacacacacacacacacacacacaca from Betta splendens chromosome 4, fBetSpl5.4, whole genome shotgun sequence includes:
- the mbd3b gene encoding methyl-CpG-binding domain protein 3b isoform X8 encodes the protein MVETKAPSGKKFRSKPQLARYLGNQMDLSSFDFRTGKMLMSKLNKNRQRLRYDNNNQNKGKPDLNTSLPVRQTASIFKQPVTKVTNHPNNKVKTDPQKAVDQPRQLFWEKKLSGLNAYDIAEELVKTMELPKGLQGVGPGCTDKTLLSAIASALHTSAAPITGQLSAAVEKNPGVWLNTTQPLCKAFIVTDEDIRKQEELVYSVRKRLEEALMADMLAHVEEAANDGEALKEEGNGSEDMESV
- the mbd3b gene encoding methyl-CpG-binding domain protein 3b isoform X2, with the protein product MEKKRWDCTALPKGWKMEEVTRKSGLSAGKSDVYYFSPSGKKFRSKPQLARYLGNQMDLSSFDFRTGKMLMSKLNKNRQRLRYDNNNQNKGKPDLNTSLPVRQTASIFKQPVTKVTNHPNNKVKTDPQKAVDQPRQLFWEKKLSGLNAYDIAEELVKTMELPKGLQGVGPGCTDKTLLSAIASALHTSAAPITGQLSAAVEKNPGVWLNTTQPLCKAFIVTDEDIRKQEELVYSVRKRLEEALMADMLAHVEEAANDGEALKEEGNGSEDMESV
- the mbd3b gene encoding methyl-CpG-binding domain protein 3b isoform X10, which codes for MEKKSPSGKKFRSKPQLARYLGNQMDLSSFDFRTGKMLMSKLNKNRQRLRYDNNNQNKGKPDLNTSLPVRQTASIFKQPVTKVTNHPNNKVKTDPQKAVDQPRQLFWEKKLSGLNAYDIAEELVKTMELPKGLQGVGPGCTDKTLLSAIASALHTSAAPITGQLSAAVEKNPGVWLNTTQPLCKAFIVTDEDIRKQEELVYSVRKRLEEALMADMLAHVEEAANDGEALKEEGNGSEDMESV
- the mbd3b gene encoding methyl-CpG-binding domain protein 3b isoform X1 — its product is MDKNDEPTTPDLFSFSRGEEQDEEQRQERGEAGRLYSLCPSGKKFRSKPQLARYLGNQMDLSSFDFRTGKMLMSKLNKNRQRLRYDNNNQNKGKPDLNTSLPVRQTASIFKQPVTKVTNHPNNKVKTDPQKAVDQPRQLFWEKKLSGLNAYDIAEELVKTMELPKGLQGVGPGCTDKTLLSAIASALHTSAAPITGQLSAAVEKNPGVWLNTTQPLCKAFIVTDEDIRKQEELVYSVRKRLEEALMADMLAHVEEAANDGEALKEEGNGSEDMESV
- the mbd3b gene encoding methyl-CpG-binding domain protein 3b isoform X5, which produces MDKNDEPTTPDLFSFSRGEEQDEEQSPSGKKFRSKPQLARYLGNQMDLSSFDFRTGKMLMSKLNKNRQRLRYDNNNQNKGKPDLNTSLPVRQTASIFKQPVTKVTNHPNNKVKTDPQKAVDQPRQLFWEKKLSGLNAYDIAEELVKTMELPKGLQGVGPGCTDKTLLSAIASALHTSAAPITGQLSAAVEKNPGVWLNTTQPLCKAFIVTDEDIRKQEELVYSVRKRLEEALMADMLAHVEEAANDGEALKEEGNGSEDMESV
- the mbd3b gene encoding methyl-CpG-binding domain protein 3b isoform X6; its protein translation is MDKNDRGEEQDEEQSPSGKKFRSKPQLARYLGNQMDLSSFDFRTGKMLMSKLNKNRQRLRYDNNNQNKGKPDLNTSLPVRQTASIFKQPVTKVTNHPNNKVKTDPQKAVDQPRQLFWEKKLSGLNAYDIAEELVKTMELPKGLQGVGPGCTDKTLLSAIASALHTSAAPITGQLSAAVEKNPGVWLNTTQPLCKAFIVTDEDIRKQEELVYSVRKRLEEALMADMLAHVEEAANDGEALKEEGNGSEDMESV
- the mbd3b gene encoding methyl-CpG-binding domain protein 3b isoform X3, whose translation is MDKNDRGEEQDEEQRQERGEAGRLYSLCPSGKKFRSKPQLARYLGNQMDLSSFDFRTGKMLMSKLNKNRQRLRYDNNNQNKGKPDLNTSLPVRQTASIFKQPVTKVTNHPNNKVKTDPQKAVDQPRQLFWEKKLSGLNAYDIAEELVKTMELPKGLQGVGPGCTDKTLLSAIASALHTSAAPITGQLSAAVEKNPGVWLNTTQPLCKAFIVTDEDIRKQEELVYSVRKRLEEALMADMLAHVEEAANDGEALKEEGNGSEDMESV
- the mbd3b gene encoding methyl-CpG-binding domain protein 3b isoform X4, with translation MDKNEGEEQDEEQRQERGEAGRLYSLCPSGKKFRSKPQLARYLGNQMDLSSFDFRTGKMLMSKLNKNRQRLRYDNNNQNKGKPDLNTSLPVRQTASIFKQPVTKVTNHPNNKVKTDPQKAVDQPRQLFWEKKLSGLNAYDIAEELVKTMELPKGLQGVGPGCTDKTLLSAIASALHTSAAPITGQLSAAVEKNPGVWLNTTQPLCKAFIVTDEDIRKQEELVYSVRKRLEEALMADMLAHVEEAANDGEALKEEGNGSEDMESV
- the mbd3b gene encoding methyl-CpG-binding domain protein 3b isoform X7 encodes the protein MDKNEGEEQDEEQSPSGKKFRSKPQLARYLGNQMDLSSFDFRTGKMLMSKLNKNRQRLRYDNNNQNKGKPDLNTSLPVRQTASIFKQPVTKVTNHPNNKVKTDPQKAVDQPRQLFWEKKLSGLNAYDIAEELVKTMELPKGLQGVGPGCTDKTLLSAIASALHTSAAPITGQLSAAVEKNPGVWLNTTQPLCKAFIVTDEDIRKQEELVYSVRKRLEEALMADMLAHVEEAANDGEALKEEGNGSEDMESV
- the mbd3b gene encoding methyl-CpG-binding domain protein 3b isoform X9, producing the protein MDKNDPSGKKFRSKPQLARYLGNQMDLSSFDFRTGKMLMSKLNKNRQRLRYDNNNQNKGKPDLNTSLPVRQTASIFKQPVTKVTNHPNNKVKTDPQKAVDQPRQLFWEKKLSGLNAYDIAEELVKTMELPKGLQGVGPGCTDKTLLSAIASALHTSAAPITGQLSAAVEKNPGVWLNTTQPLCKAFIVTDEDIRKQEELVYSVRKRLEEALMADMLAHVEEAANDGEALKEEGNGSEDMESV
- the mbd3b gene encoding methyl-CpG-binding domain protein 3b isoform X11, coding for MDLSSFDFRTGKMLMSKLNKNRQRLRYDNNNQNKGKPDLNTSLPVRQTASIFKQPVTKVTNHPNNKVKTDPQKAVDQPRQLFWEKKLSGLNAYDIAEELVKTMELPKGLQGVGPGCTDKTLLSAIASALHTSAAPITGQLSAAVEKNPGVWLNTTQPLCKAFIVTDEDIRKQEELVYSVRKRLEEALMADMLAHVEEAANDGEALKEEGNGSEDMESV